Genomic DNA from Echeneis naucrates chromosome 14, fEcheNa1.1, whole genome shotgun sequence:
TTCTTTGAAGTTGTCCCATTCAACCACAAGAAAAAGCTATGAGAGAtgaatatgtattttaataACCCCGTTGCAATATGAGGTTGGTTTACGCAAtgcttgttcatttttatttcagacctGGACGGAAGAGAGATTTCTCCCCGCTGGCCTGGAGTCAGTACTTTGAAACCATGGAAGATGTGGAAGTGGAAAATGAGAATGGCAAAGACATATCCTTAGTTTTAACTTCTGTTTGTCCACAGAAAATGCAACATTAGTTAGTCACAGCCAACACTCAGGTCTTCAGGACCACTTCATTGTTCAATGCGATAAAACATTTTTACGGAGGATGTTTGTTCTTCATTTCGCATAAACTGTTTACTCTGCAACTCTTGCACAGCTCTGGTATGTATTTCCCTAACTTACCttgaacattttcagaatttacTGCAGTGGTTCCCACGGTCctgtgctgctcctgctccACGGAGGAGGCCACTCGGCACTTTCCTGGGCAGTATTTACTGTGAGTATAATTACTATTACTGAGGCTCTATGACCTCTTTACTCTGATAAATTATGCGTTAAATCCAGATCAACACAAAGGAATATTCATGAAGCTGCTCTTTTCTTCAGTAACACAGCATGTGATGTGCATTATTCAATGTAAATGTTTCCATGTGTGCCTTTGTAGGCTGTCATATGCAGCAGGATCAACTGCAGGGTGGTGGCCATGGACCTTCGAGCTCATGGtaaatataattacatattTTCACAGTGAGGGAAATGGGGgttatttgtcattttggtGAGATAGTATTGTTAATCCTCTTTGAAAAGCAGAGACATCCTAATACTGAAGTCAAAAGGTGAAATTTGTGATAGCTGtattttaacaaaacattttgcttattatttcttttatttcataatgtaATATATTCTTATCACTCACTCTATTTTTTCTAATATACTTCAACAATGTTCACTTTttggcagcaaaataaaaaaaggcccTTTATTAGATTTAAACAGGTTTAAAATTGCCACTCCATACCAAATATTATTAAGATTCTCGTGTATCATCTCACTGgacaatgtttttgtcttctgaTGAGCTAAGGTGCAATATTCTCCTCTCATCACTTCAGGTGACACCAAAGTGAAAAATCCTGAAGATCTCTCTGCAGACACTATGGCTAAGTAAGTTGCTGTATGTGCAGTGAAGACACTGTCTGAGAATCACTACCTCTCTTTAACCAGCTTTGCGTCACAGGAGAATTAGGGCACAAGACAATAGTTAAAGAATTGTGCAGTCAGACATCCATGTGGTATGGTGCATTCTTGTGTTATAGTTTTCTTACCAATTACTCTATTATAATCTTTTCTTGTGGTTTCCAATTGTATATTTAGAAGTACTGGCATGTAAGATAGCGCAACATTAACGGGTtaatcttatttttgtttttgttttacaaaaggGATATCGGCAAAGTGGTTGAGGTGCTCTATGGAGAGACCCCTCCTCCAATCATGATTATTGGACATAGCATGGGTGGGGCTGTTGCAGTTCACACGGCTGTTGCCAGTCATATACCATCCCTGATTGGCCTCTGTGTTATTGATGTTGTAGAGGGTAAGTTATTGCACTCTCTTAAATGGGAACATCATACGCATATTTATTACTTTAAGGTGTTTAGTTGACTGAACGGTTGATTTTAGCACTTTTTCGTATTTACGGTAAATGTATATGATAAATgtttattgtgaaataaaatcaaaaataatgttaAGCTCATGACAGTACTATTGGGTATGTATGAACAACCAatgcatttgttattttcattcagGTACAGCAATGGATGCTTTGAACAGTATGCAGAATTTCCTCAGAAGTCGACCAAAGACATTCAAATCTTTGGAGAATGCCATTGAGTGGAGGTAAACAAAACAGTTGAATCAGTGTGATTGTTACGCCTTTTCTGCTATGTGGTAGTTGTTGAAGCTGACAAACGTTACTTACTACAACAGGTAGGAGCCTTGTTGAAAGAATTTCTGGCATTTTTCAGAtagatttttctgtttaaaaaaaaaaaaaaaaaattagggaAATCAGACCTGATAACTTTCAAATCAGGCTCACAGTACACTGGCAGAAACCCTGGTTTTACTTTGAAGAGCTCCCATTTAGAAGAGTGTATTCtgtgctgattttattttgctacatgaaaagtaaatattttcacaaaggTTATGGTTCatgtttgaaaacacaacaaatgaaacGGGCCaaatcagcagctgctgcagaggagaaGTTGCTGGTTTGATGCACAGACCAGCAATCATGGTCCCAAATCAAACAAACCCAAATTATTACAGCCTCCAGATACACACTGGGTCTGGCCAAATGTTGAAATACTGACAGTGGATCCTTTGGTTGTGATTTCTGCTACCATCAGGGCAGTGTGCGCCgctttcctgctgtttttgatAATGCTTAACTACAGAGTTAGTTCAGCTAGATGTTTGAAAGGCTTAAGGCTTGGTAGAGTGCTTGTATTTGTCATTGAAAACGAACAAGCAAAGAAGTTGGATTTGGACAGATTATGAAAGACTTCAACAAATGCAAAAGCAACAAATGACTGGTGGTGCAGCAACAACTACCGCCGCTATTAGTATTAGTTTTCTCCTGGATTGTCcacattattttgtttataaATCTGCATTTTCTGCTTCTATGCTACATAGCAGttatctgattttttttgttacttacTTTTGCTATGCAAAGTCTGATTATTGTGCTTAAAACTATTCTTTTCCCTTGCTGTCAGTGTGAAGAGTGGCCAGATCCGAAACATAGAGTCAGCACGTGTGTCAATGGGAGGCCAAGTGAAAAAGTATGTGCTCATTCTCTCATCTGGACTTTATGTACTGCAATTTTGCTTACCACTGTTCTGATCTCCACAGATGTGAGGAATCCACCAGCAGTCCCGGAGGCTCTAATAGCATTGATGAAGGTataatagaagaagaagaggaggaagacgtGGAAGaagaatcaaacaaaaaaagaatgaagGAAGATGATCAAGAGGTTATGCCTtttgctgttcttttcttttgaatgtaaaattaatttttcatgTGTGAGGGAAATAAGTTCAAAGGAACCTAAAAGGATTTTTGTTATAAcagataaaaaaggaaagcatc
This window encodes:
- the ppme1 gene encoding protein phosphatase methylesterase 1 isoform X2, encoding MEKQLHLNLLASRPPMAGGFQSGSKMKMGPGRKRDFSPLAWSQYFETMEDVEVENENGKDIFRIYCSGSHGPVLLLLHGGGHSALSWAVFTAVICSRINCRVVAMDLRAHGDTKVKNPEDLSADTMAKDIGKVVEVLYGETPPPIMIIGHSMGGAVAVHTAVASHIPSLIGLCVIDVVEGTAMDALNSMQNFLRSRPKTFKSLENAIEWSVKSGQIRNIESARVSMGGQVKKCEESTSSPGGSNSIDEGIIEEEEEEDVEEESNKKRMKEDDQEIKKESIFTWRVQLSKTEKYWDGWFRGLSALFLTCPVPKLLLLAGVDRLDKELTIGQMQGKFQMQVLPQCGHAVHEDAPEKVADALATFMVRHKFTEFKEGYLC
- the ppme1 gene encoding protein phosphatase methylesterase 1 isoform X1 — its product is MLVHFYFRPGRKRDFSPLAWSQYFETMEDVEVENENGKDIFRIYCSGSHGPVLLLLHGGGHSALSWAVFTAVICSRINCRVVAMDLRAHGDTKVKNPEDLSADTMAKDIGKVVEVLYGETPPPIMIIGHSMGGAVAVHTAVASHIPSLIGLCVIDVVEGTAMDALNSMQNFLRSRPKTFKSLENAIEWSVKSGQIRNIESARVSMGGQVKKCEESTSSPGGSNSIDEGIIEEEEEEDVEEESNKKRMKEDDQEIKKESIFTWRVQLSKTEKYWDGWFRGLSALFLTCPVPKLLLLAGVDRLDKELTIGQMQGKFQMQVLPQCGHAVHEDAPEKVADALATFMVRHKFTEFKEGYLC